The Cynocephalus volans isolate mCynVol1 chromosome 2, mCynVol1.pri, whole genome shotgun sequence genome window below encodes:
- the C2H5orf46 gene encoding uncharacterized protein C5orf46 homolog — MAISVLRLTVVVGLLVLILTCQADNKPDDKPDNKPDDSGKNPDSDFPKFLNLLGTEIIENAVEFILRSMTRNTGFMEFGDKSGEHSSK, encoded by the exons ATGGCTATCTCGGTACTTCGGCTGACAGTTGTCGTGGGACTGCTTGTCTTAATCCTGACCTGTCAGGCAG aCAACAAACCAGATGACAAACCAGATAACAAGCCGGATGACTCAGGCAAAAACCCAGACTCAGATTTCCCCAAATTCTTAAACTTGCTGGGCACAGAGATCATTGAGAATGCAGTTGAGTTCATCCTCCGCTCTATGACCAGGAACAC aggATTTATGGAATTTGGTGATAAATCAGGAGAACATTCATCAAAGTGA